One Cohnella candidum genomic region harbors:
- a CDS encoding DUF402 domain-containing protein, which translates to MAESERISTTYRRGIIKSFKHDGSLHRMWLENWIVPAELLQPEHAEAGVQVLLNERTLIREADGKEWISRVPAAAFFLPGEWFNVVALLEDRGIRYYCNVASPFYQYHDVWTYIDYDLDIVKLPDGTVMELDRDEFNRHRLEYRYDAEVLARIDDGLARLKERLECRSVPFGDEQVRRYYEEWKKTQRRPDRP; encoded by the coding sequence ATGGCAGAAAGCGAAAGAATCTCAACGACATATCGCCGCGGCATTATCAAAAGCTTCAAACATGACGGCTCCTTGCATCGGATGTGGCTGGAGAATTGGATCGTGCCTGCCGAATTGCTTCAACCGGAGCACGCCGAAGCCGGCGTGCAGGTGCTGCTGAACGAGCGCACGCTGATCCGGGAAGCGGACGGCAAGGAGTGGATCAGCCGGGTGCCCGCCGCCGCGTTTTTCCTTCCGGGAGAATGGTTTAACGTGGTGGCGCTGCTGGAAGACCGGGGTATCCGCTACTATTGCAACGTCGCCTCTCCTTTTTACCAATATCACGACGTATGGACGTACATCGACTACGATTTGGACATCGTGAAGCTTCCGGACGGCACGGTGATGGAGTTGGACCGCGACGAATTCAACCGCCATCGGCTCGAGTACCGCTATGACGCCGAAGTGCTCGCCCGCATCGACGACGGGCTCGCAAGGCTGAAGGAGCGGTTGGAGTGCCGGTCCGTCCCGTTTGGGGACGAGCAGGTCCGCCGTTATTACGAAGAGTGGAAAAAAACGCAGAGGAGACCAGATCGGCCATGA
- the lepB gene encoding signal peptidase I, producing MTQETETLSSARRTKPDRGPWLTGWRKELWDWAKALIVAAVVVLLLRAYVFQLSTVKMHSMQPTLQEKEWLFVNKISYEFGHPERGDVVILKDPSDGADRKDYLVKRIVGMPGDKLEIRSGQLYLNGELTVEPYTDSAIEDGDFGPTQVSPGHYFVMGDNRHAGGSKDSRAFKEVPEDMIIGKAEAVIWPIVRWTKL from the coding sequence ATGACCCAAGAGACCGAAACGTTGTCGTCCGCGCGCAGAACGAAACCCGATCGGGGGCCTTGGCTGACCGGCTGGCGCAAGGAATTGTGGGATTGGGCCAAAGCGCTCATCGTCGCCGCCGTTGTCGTGCTGCTCCTGCGGGCTTACGTTTTCCAGCTCTCCACGGTCAAAATGCACTCCATGCAGCCCACCCTTCAAGAGAAGGAATGGCTGTTCGTGAATAAAATTTCGTATGAGTTCGGCCACCCCGAGCGGGGAGACGTCGTCATTCTGAAAGATCCGAGCGACGGGGCTGACCGAAAAGATTACCTGGTTAAACGCATCGTCGGCATGCCGGGAGACAAGCTCGAAATCCGGAGCGGCCAGCTGTACTTGAACGGCGAACTGACCGTCGAACCGTATACGGACTCGGCGATCGAGGACGGCGATTTCGGGCCGACGCAGGTCAGTCCCGGCCATTATTTCGTCATGGGAGACAACCGTCACGCCGGAGGCAGCAAAGACAGCCGCGCGTTTAAAGAGGTTCCCGAGGACATGATTATAGGAAAGGCAGAAGCCGTCATCTGGCCGATCGTACGTTGGACGAAACTGTAA
- the queG gene encoding tRNA epoxyqueuosine(34) reductase QueG encodes MVAAAPGLGIDKIGVAAADPFTVLKERLVKHREQGFESGFEEPDLDKRTDPSLLLPEPRTILSIAVAYPSKLKDAPVSEPGLRRGILSRSAWGEDYHHALRRRLDKLAAWLIERVPEARLMSMVDTGALSDRAVAERAGIGWSGKNCSIITHEFGSWIYLGEMLTDLPLPPDQPVEEGCGDCTRCIDACPTGALVGPGQLNAQRCISYVNQTKGYVEEELMLKIGNRLYGCDTCQIVCPINKGVDFRHHEELLPDPEVAKPLLRPLLQMGNREFKEKFGASAAAWRGRKPIQRNALIGLGNFRDSESVPDVARVLTEDPRPELRATAAWALGRIGGEAAEAALSEALAGEREQEPAVREAAERALRQIRKVSSGSRGEL; translated from the coding sequence ATGGTCGCCGCGGCTCCCGGTCTCGGCATCGATAAAATCGGCGTGGCCGCGGCCGATCCGTTCACCGTGTTGAAAGAGCGTCTCGTGAAGCACCGGGAACAAGGCTTCGAATCCGGCTTCGAGGAGCCGGATTTGGACAAGCGGACGGATCCGTCGCTTCTGCTCCCAGAGCCCCGGACGATTTTGTCGATCGCCGTGGCTTATCCGTCCAAGCTGAAGGATGCGCCGGTGTCGGAGCCGGGGCTCAGAAGAGGCATCCTGTCCCGGTCCGCCTGGGGCGAGGATTACCACCATGCGCTTCGCAGGCGGTTGGATAAGCTGGCGGCTTGGCTGATCGAGCGGGTGCCGGAAGCGCGCCTCATGTCGATGGTCGACACCGGCGCATTGTCGGACCGCGCGGTGGCTGAACGGGCCGGCATCGGCTGGTCGGGAAAAAACTGTTCCATCATTACGCATGAGTTCGGGTCGTGGATTTACCTGGGCGAAATGCTCACGGATCTGCCGCTTCCGCCGGATCAGCCGGTCGAAGAAGGATGCGGCGATTGCACGAGATGCATCGACGCTTGTCCGACCGGCGCACTCGTCGGTCCGGGGCAGTTAAACGCGCAGCGGTGCATCTCCTACGTCAACCAGACCAAAGGGTACGTAGAAGAAGAGCTGATGCTCAAAATCGGCAACCGGCTGTACGGCTGCGATACGTGCCAGATCGTGTGCCCGATCAATAAAGGCGTGGATTTCCGGCATCATGAAGAGCTGCTCCCCGATCCGGAGGTGGCCAAGCCGCTGCTCCGGCCGCTGCTCCAAATGGGCAACCGCGAATTCAAGGAGAAGTTCGGCGCCAGCGCGGCTGCCTGGCGGGGCCGCAAGCCGATCCAGCGCAACGCGCTGATCGGGCTGGGCAATTTCCGCGATTCCGAATCCGTGCCGGACGTGGCGCGGGTGCTCACGGAAGATCCGCGTCCGGAGCTGCGGGCGACGGCGGCTTGGGCGCTCGGACGCATCGGCGGGGAAGCGGCGGAAGCCGCGTTGTCCGAAGCGCTTGCCGGGGAACGGGAGCAGGAGCCTGCCGTTCGGGAGGCTGCAGAACGGGCTTTGCGGCAGATCCGTAAGGTTTCTTCCGGGAGCCGTGGCGAACTTTGA
- a CDS encoding HD-GYP domain-containing protein — translation MRLINIESVEPGQYLGKTIFSDNGTVLLSTGVQLTVFMISTLKRLGVSTIYIDDPQFRDIESQDMLSDETKRAVIKQMSETFEALRSGKEFSTRAISQTIDQLLDDVMRNSGVMVHLSDIRTADNAAYVHAMNVCMLSTLIGLNMGLNMLQLKDLSIGALLHDIGKLNAPEVQEGRMHHAWRGFEILKMKREYSLLVAHVAFQHHEAVDGSGLPRGITGDEIHTYAKIVAVANTYDNLLYQPESGTPMLPHEACERLGAMSGTLLDHEVLTQFMKVVSVYPNGISVKLSNRKIGVVVGQHRGLPTRPIVRIISREDEDTVEAKEIDLAQHHTLFIEAVLS, via the coding sequence ATGAGACTCATTAACATCGAATCCGTCGAACCGGGGCAGTATCTCGGCAAAACGATATTTTCGGACAACGGCACGGTGCTTCTGTCCACCGGCGTCCAGTTGACCGTTTTCATGATCAGCACTCTGAAAAGGCTCGGCGTTTCGACCATTTACATCGACGACCCGCAATTCCGGGACATCGAATCGCAAGACATGCTGTCCGACGAAACGAAGCGAGCCGTCATCAAGCAGATGTCGGAGACGTTCGAAGCTTTGCGCTCCGGCAAGGAATTCAGCACGAGAGCGATCAGCCAGACGATCGATCAGCTCCTCGACGACGTGATGCGCAATTCGGGCGTGATGGTCCACCTGTCCGATATCCGGACGGCGGACAATGCGGCTTACGTGCATGCCATGAACGTTTGCATGCTGTCCACGCTCATCGGCTTGAACATGGGCCTGAACATGCTCCAGCTGAAGGACCTCAGCATCGGGGCTTTGTTGCACGACATCGGCAAGCTGAACGCGCCCGAAGTACAGGAAGGCCGGATGCATCACGCTTGGCGGGGATTCGAAATCCTGAAAATGAAACGCGAGTACAGTCTCCTGGTCGCCCACGTGGCGTTCCAGCATCATGAGGCGGTCGACGGGTCGGGGTTGCCGCGGGGCATTACGGGAGACGAGATCCATACGTACGCCAAAATCGTCGCCGTCGCGAACACCTATGATAATCTGCTTTACCAGCCGGAATCAGGAACGCCGATGCTGCCCCACGAGGCTTGCGAGCGCCTCGGCGCAATGTCCGGAACGCTGCTGGATCACGAGGTGCTGACCCAGTTCATGAAGGTCGTCTCGGTGTATCCGAACGGCATTTCGGTCAAACTCTCGAACCGCAAAATCGGCGTCGTCGTCGGCCAGCACCGCGGCTTGCCGACACGGCCGATCGTGCGGATCATCAGCCGGGAAGACGAGGATACCGTCGAGGCCAAAGAGATCGATCTCGCGCAGCATCATACCCTTTTCATCGAAGCCGTTTTAAGCTGA
- a CDS encoding YneF family protein, with translation MWSIIIPIVTLVVGAIIGFAVGVFYLKNQLTKMQNDPDMLAKMAKQMGYNMNKQQLQKAQQMMKNQGQNQKRR, from the coding sequence ATGTGGAGCATCATCATTCCGATCGTCACGCTGGTCGTCGGCGCGATTATCGGGTTTGCCGTAGGGGTCTTCTATTTGAAGAACCAACTCACCAAAATGCAGAACGATCCGGACATGCTGGCCAAGATGGCCAAGCAAATGGGCTACAATATGAACAAACAACAGCTGCAGAAAGCCCAGCAAATGATGAAAAACCAAGGCCAAAACCAGAAGCGCCGGTAA
- the folE gene encoding GTP cyclohydrolase I FolE, whose translation MAGMKDYVNRNVESNREKIESHVREILKLIGEDVEREGLLETPARVTRMYEEIFAGYSIDPRDVLGVTFDEQHEELVIVKDIVYYSQCEHHMAPFFGKVHIGYIPSGKIAGLSKLARLVEAVTRRLQVQERITSQIADTLDEVLKPNGVMVVVQGEHLCMCARGVKKPGSKTVTSAVRGQFRNSAALRSEFLELLKQ comes from the coding sequence ATGGCGGGCATGAAAGATTACGTGAATCGGAACGTGGAAAGCAACCGGGAAAAAATCGAGTCGCACGTGCGCGAGATTTTGAAGCTGATCGGCGAGGACGTCGAGCGGGAAGGCTTGCTGGAGACGCCGGCTCGCGTGACGCGCATGTACGAGGAAATTTTCGCAGGCTATTCGATCGACCCGCGGGACGTGCTTGGCGTGACCTTCGACGAACAGCACGAAGAACTGGTCATCGTGAAAGACATCGTCTATTACAGCCAGTGCGAGCACCATATGGCGCCTTTCTTCGGGAAAGTGCATATCGGATACATACCGAGCGGCAAAATCGCGGGTCTCAGCAAGCTGGCGAGGCTCGTCGAGGCGGTCACTCGGAGGCTTCAGGTGCAGGAACGGATTACGTCGCAGATCGCCGATACGCTGGACGAGGTGCTTAAGCCGAACGGCGTGATGGTCGTCGTCCAAGGCGAGCATTTGTGCATGTGCGCGCGCGGGGTCAAAAAACCGGGGAGCAAAACGGTGACGTCGGCGGTACGCGGTCAGTTCCGCAACAGCGCCGCGTTGCGCTCGGAATTCCTTGAGTTGCTGAAACAATAA
- a CDS encoding Gfo/Idh/MocA family protein — protein MSTMKKIRIGLIGAGNIGNVHLQEFGKLKDQCEFTAITDAYLPLAGQRAAQYGIPVVASSPEELIMREDVDAVIVAVPNQAHAPLTIFALEHGKHVLVEKPMGLNAAAAKEIVRAQQRTGLTVMVAHQMRWEWLPLQVKQQVEQGKLGRIYTAKASYVRRKGIPGWGTWFTQQAQSGGGPLIDIGVHMLDLTFFLMGEPKPVSVYGAAYAEFGPRKKGIGTWGKPDWNGTYDVEDLATAIIKMEDGSTLTLDVSWAVHTDTDDMPFVKLIGTEGGAVLRGSEGKFLTEQFDQPMEAALSEPAGDEGGRVRLSRHFLECVREGKQPWTSAETGLRSNLIIDAIYESSRTGNEVKLDWSL, from the coding sequence ATGAGTACCATGAAGAAAATCCGCATCGGCTTGATCGGAGCGGGCAATATCGGCAACGTGCATTTGCAGGAGTTCGGCAAGCTGAAGGACCAATGCGAGTTTACCGCCATTACGGACGCGTATTTGCCGCTGGCCGGTCAGCGCGCCGCCCAATACGGGATTCCGGTCGTGGCCAGCTCCCCGGAGGAGCTCATCATGCGCGAAGACGTGGATGCCGTCATTGTGGCCGTGCCGAACCAGGCGCATGCTCCGCTCACTATATTCGCGCTGGAGCACGGCAAGCACGTGCTCGTCGAGAAGCCGATGGGCCTAAACGCCGCCGCGGCGAAGGAAATCGTCCGCGCCCAGCAACGCACCGGGCTGACCGTCATGGTCGCGCACCAGATGCGCTGGGAGTGGCTGCCGCTTCAAGTGAAGCAGCAGGTCGAGCAGGGCAAACTGGGACGCATCTATACGGCCAAAGCCAGCTATGTGCGCCGCAAGGGCATCCCCGGCTGGGGCACCTGGTTCACCCAGCAAGCCCAATCCGGCGGCGGCCCGCTGATCGATATCGGCGTGCACATGCTGGACCTGACGTTCTTCCTGATGGGCGAGCCGAAGCCGGTGTCGGTGTATGGCGCCGCATACGCGGAGTTCGGTCCGCGCAAGAAAGGGATCGGCACCTGGGGCAAGCCGGATTGGAACGGCACCTATGACGTCGAAGACTTGGCGACCGCGATCATCAAGATGGAAGACGGCAGTACGCTGACGCTGGACGTCAGCTGGGCGGTCCACACCGATACGGATGACATGCCGTTCGTGAAGCTGATTGGCACCGAAGGCGGCGCCGTGTTGCGCGGTTCCGAAGGCAAGTTCCTGACGGAACAGTTCGATCAGCCGATGGAAGCCGCGCTCTCGGAGCCTGCCGGCGACGAAGGCGGCCGCGTGCGCCTCAGCCGCCACTTCCTCGAGTGCGTCCGCGAGGGCAAGCAGCCTTGGACGTCCGCCGAAAC